aagaaaatctctcAGACCGAGAGGCCACCCTCCTCACTAAGTCCCACACCGTTAGCGCCCCAGCGTCGAGAGAGTGTGTGTGCTGGGATGTCACACGTGACCGTTGAGCTTGGGTAACCTTGACATGTCCAATTTCTCATAGGTTTGTTTAAAGCGAAACACAATCTGTCACAAATCGTACGATTTCCACTTTGGCTACTGAAACCGGTTCCGGAAGGTAAAGAGGTCCAGATATTGGTTCTAGGCTTGGATGGCATGCGCATTCGAGTTCAAAACTCAGATGTGCTACAGTTGACGTCACTGAAGTAGTTCTGGCATACTTGACAATCATCATATGTCTTCTCacctgggtgtatgcgtcgTCAGGAGAGTAATCATGTAGGTTTGTCTGTTTCGGCGAGCAGAGAGTCCTGGTGTGAACGAGTGAGGGCAGAATAGGATTATTATAGCTCGCCCTTAAGTCCCGTAGCAACACAATCGAAAGAATTTGTAGGATTAGCCGGCTGTGTCGAATGACGATTTGACGACAATCGACTCATCCTGCAAACTAATTGACAAGACATCCGGAAACCTTAATTTGACCGCGGAGGTGATATCACCGAGGTTGTTCTTTTTcgccccagcaacttatgcCCAATAAGGTTACCTCCCGGTATTTATCCCAGTGCCACAGTTATCGAGCACATACAACACGCCACATACGAGCACAACCCTTGCCGAACTGAATAACCAATATATGAAATACCGACCCCACGTCATAGCCGACGTACAACCTCCAACGCATCACACCTCATCCCGCGCGCATTTTGTGTGCCTCGAACATTAGAGCTAGATGCTCCTGTACATCACTCCTTCCCCCCATACCCCATCTTCGTGAATTTGAATCACCTCGGAGATACGGAAGCGACGTCATAGGCTAAGCGAAATGAGTCCGAGAAAGGAAGGTCTATCGTGAGTGCCATCAGCAGCGGTCGAATCCCAACGCAGGACAACCCGCGCCCCCTAGAAACTGATTAGAGTGGCTCGACGGCACCCGCCTGCACGGGGCAATGTAGGCAATTCAACCAGTGCAATTGGCGCTGCGGCAACCGGCTGAAACAAGTCAGGAGATAGAAAAGCAACCCAGATGTGACCGCCATCAAATAGCACGTGACTATTTTCTCACCGCGTGGAGACCGAGAACCCGATATGGTCCGTGACATGCTGCCACATCATTTTCTTGCGTCTCGCCATCACCAGCACGCAGTCGGGCGAAGACGACCACCAGTATAGACGACAAACCCACCGTTGATATTTCTTTTCTGTTTCTGTTTCTGATCTGCTCTTAGTTGAAGTTCGTCTGTGCCAGACGTTAATTCTTGCTGTTGGAATCGAGTGGGGATAATTTATTCGAGGGAAATGGCATTGATGCTTCGTTCGCTTGCGTCGTCGTTTGGGTCTGAGCGGTCTCAGACTTGCATCGATGGACTTGCTCTCTCGCGGACGCCCTCTCGTATGTGCCTTGATATCTGATGGATTATCTTTCTTTTTTGCTGATTCGGTCAATTTTTTTTCACCGACAGGCACCGAAGGCGGCAAAGTCAAACGGTCATCCGATGGTGTGCGTTCATCGCCGTATCCACCTCTGAAGCGCTCGTCGCCCGCAATTGGATCGGGGATGAGCATGAGTATGGGATTGAGCATGGGAGGGAAACGGCCATCGATTGGTCAGCCACTGAAGAGAACGGCATCGCTCCACGGCGGAGACTCGCTTGCATCGCTCGAGCAAGCAGCGAAAGAGGCCAAGGAGCAACAGCCCTACCCTAAACACAAGCACAAGTCCCGTCGAGTGAACGGACCGCTCAGACCGGCGCTTTCCCTGGCCAATACGCTTGTGCTCGATCCGCTTGTGTGCCCCCCTCCGATCCCCATACCTCGGCACCACATCCCAGTCCATGTCCCCACTCCACAACCCAAACCCACAAACATTGTATTCTCCCAAGTTCGCCGTCGCTCAAGTTTAGCGCCCGAGGCGAGTGCGCCCACAGCGCTTATCGCACGCACATCCCAAGTCGCACTGCCCTCGCCTCCCTCGGTCCTCGGAACAAAGAAAAAACGCGAGTCGCTAGCCCAACGTACTATTCGCAGACAGTTTGAACGTACTCCACGCGGTGCACAGGTCAAAACGCACGGCGCACACGCGGCTATGCGTATGATGAACGAGGCTGAGGAAGAGGCTGCTGTGGCTGCTGTTCTTGTCATTGACGAAGCAAGTGATTCCGAGGACGTGTCCATGGCCGATTCTTGGGTCGACGTCGGTCCACCGAGCGAGGAGATGGAGTGGAGTATTATCCAAGGCGACGACTAATCCCGATACGCCGACTATGCCTATGCCCCCTCCCTCTTCTCCTCTATGCTCACCTCGGACGCCTTTCATTTCAACTATTCGGTCCCTCCCCCCTTTTTTGCTCTTTTCGGTCTAAGCAATAACTATCAAATACCCACAATCAAGGAATCGTCGCAATTTTTTTCAACCCTTCTTCTACCTCATACACATCGTTATCGGTTACCGGTCTAGGCCTGTTGTTTGTGAaactattgttctcttatttcttttcttcttcttggtaTCTGGtcctcccctccccccttGTCCCTTTTTTCCGTTTATCCCCTACCCGCTTTCCTCCCTCCCCTCCCTCCGCTACCACGCGCCAAAGAGGTGTATTTGTATCCATATGTTGTATGTCCTAGGCGACTATAGGCCAGACTAACCCAAGAAACAAAGAACAAACCAACGTAAGCTTAGGCTTTCTACACTGCCCCCATGTTATGTGTGATGTGTGACAGCTTGTGGTTTTTATTGTTCCTTTTTTCGGTACGTTTCAGTTGACGAGGTTCTGGTACGACGAGTGGTGTGGATTGGATCTACACTTGACTGCGCGTCGTATACTCGAGTCCTATACGGAACCCGTCTCGTGGCGGACGTGAGTGTGTATGCGTGTCGCCATCCGGTGGCTCGTGGCTACGATCAGGTGTCACGTGATGTCCGTCCTGGCCGATTGAGTAGCAAGCGAGGAACCGAGTCGAGACTGGGGATGATGCGCAGGAAGAGCCGGGTTGCTGGGATCGTGGATGCATGTTGAGCCTGGTATTATGTATTTCGAGAAAGGGTGGTTGCTCCCCCTATCTCGGTCTTGATGGCCGAGTCATGGCAGTTTGGGAATGACTCGCGATTGTTATCATTGGTCCATGTGTGTTATGACCTCTTTTTCGATAGTTTACCTTGTTTCGCACCTTGGATAGTATTATTTTGGAAATCTATAGCTATGCCTGGTTACTCATGACAATACCTTGAGAATTCTAGTGGGATTCACCTTGTTGCATCTTTCTCGACGATTCATAAGAATTGAGTTTTGGGTCGACTGACAGAAGGGAGTATGCCTTCCCGTAACGACTAATGTCTTTGCCAAGTTAAACTGGATTATTCCAAGGGTTCCAGTGGTTATAACGGTGGAGACAATCGCCGATGGATAAATGTGATATGTTTTATACCTTTAGATAAGATAGCCCGGCCTTGGTTCTTGCGAGATGAAGTCCGGTATCCCTTGCACATTGCATTCGAAACGCGCTTGCATTATCATTTAAAGTCCTACCGGAAGTCCGTATGTATCGAGTTCTACGTCTCCCTCAAACAAATCGGTCAGAGTCGTATTATGAATGATCTCTGTAATTGTCCGGGTTAAGAGTCTTGAGATATTCACACAGATAGTTACCAGCGTTTCCCGTCGAAAAGTATGTCTCTTGCGGAAATCTGGTATGTTTCTATCGTACGGTGGTATATGCGTATTGAATTTACCGATTGGCAACTTGTCACGTGGTTGCTTCTTCTAAGCACGTGCGAGTCTCTCAGCCACACCTTAGAATTGCCTTTGAAGTCGCCTCGCATGGTCGACGCAGCAACTATTCCCAATACGCTACCCCCGCCCAACGAAGGTTTCACTCACGGGGGCGATCTCGTCCTGCGCAGTACGGACAACGTAGACTTTAGCGTCCATGCACTTTTCCTATCCGTTGCCTCTCCCGTATTTTCTGATTTGCTCAAATCTGGGAGTCGTGAAGAAGTCGTGCTGTTCTCGGAGAGAGCAGAGCTACTGGCTCTCATGCTCAAGTTTATCTACCCACGACCTACACCGAATATTACATCCCTAGATCTCTTGGACGATGCTTACGCGTAGCCAGCAAGTATAACTTGGACAGCATGAAGGCCCGCCTCTGCGAACAATTAATGTTGCGCAATTCACCTGTAGCTATTCATACTGATCCCCTTAGAGCCCT
The nucleotide sequence above comes from Rhizoctonia solani chromosome 3, complete sequence. Encoded proteins:
- a CDS encoding The BTB (BR-C, ttk and bab)/POZ (Pox virus and Zinc finger) domain translates to MSLAEIWYVSIVRWYMRIEFTDWQLVTWLLLLSTCESLSHTLELPLKSPRMVDAATIPNTLPPPNEGFTHGGDLVLRSTDNVDFSVHALFLSVASPVFSDLLKSGSREEVVLFSERAELLALMLKFIYPRPTPNITSLDLLDDAYA